Proteins from a genomic interval of Zingiber officinale cultivar Zhangliang chromosome 1B, Zo_v1.1, whole genome shotgun sequence:
- the LOC121970755 gene encoding protein SYS1 homolog isoform X2, giving the protein MFYGTSVWDPWRIVAQIVCLQCLYYLTLGFFMVLLVGTRVSRMSLMYLFDFSTLVASSVTGWCAIVSFVLSSLAGAVYLLYLIERVKKCLDFSATLYIIHLFICIVYGGWPSSITWWVVNILGLALMFFLGGWLCMRRESREIPITRLRSNV; this is encoded by the exons ATGTTCTATGGGACGAGCGTGTGGGATCCGTGGCGCATTGTGGCGCAGATCGTCTGCCTTCAGTGCCTCTACTATCTCACGCTTGGCTTCTTCATGGTCCTCCTTGTTGGTACGCGGGTGTCGCGGATGAGCCTCATGTACTTATTTGATTTCTCCACGCTCGTCGCGTCCAGCGTCACCGGCTGGTGCGCCATCGTTTCCTTCGTTCTCAGTTCTCTCGCTGG GGCAGTTTATTTGCTTTATTTGATAGAAAGAGTGAAGAAGTGCTTGGATTTCTCAGCTACCCTCTATATCATCCATCTCTTTATTTGCATCGTTTATGGAGGTTGGCCGTCTTCGATTACTTGGTGGGTTGTCAATATCCTTGGTTTGGCATTGATGTTTTTTCTTGGTGGATGGTTGTGCATGCGACGCGAGTCACGAGAAATTCCCATCACACGACTACGTTCAA ATGTTTGA
- the LOC121970762 gene encoding dol-P-Glc:Glc(2)Man(9)GlcNAc(2)-PP-Dol alpha-1,2-glucosyltransferase-like isoform X1, with the protein MGRLTVVTVVSLWVVPILIMVNWFVRDPYMDEIFHIPQAQHYCRGDFWTWDPMITTPPGLYYLSLAYVASLFPAMWFAETSMTLSSICSTSIIRSTNAVVAIICSVIIYDLLIHLRPNLGEKRATTYAIVLALYPLHWFFTFLYYTDVASLTAVLAMYLASIKRHYWLSATLGAIATLFRQTNIIWMLFVALDGVITCIEDSCENDSLSGSKHKIMLKDNGLQTHYMSSLTSSGLRKRRMHSYNGQESTSEGISSPHNSPGFLDEILDVTFKLWSLKWELSIAFFPFALVLLAFVAFVIWNGSIVLGAKDAHAVSLHFAQMLYFGLCSVAALVPVHLEQAASLFQSFRMHKIIRSSQLMVALLFGFFAVHFFSIAHPYLLADNRHYTFYIWRRVIQVHWTTKYLLIPLYIYSWFSIVSILRKNQRTIWVFSYVVATALVLVPAPLIEFRYYTIPFYLLVLHSPIPKICNLRLIWSLYVVVNIFTMYLFLFQPFHWAHEPGVQRFIW; encoded by the exons ATGGGAAGATTAACCGTCGTTACTGTGGTTAGCCTTTGGGTTGTTCCAATATTGATCATGGTGAATTGGTTTGTCCGTGATCCGTACATG GATGAGATATTCCACATCCCTCAGGCACAACATTATTGCAGAGGGGACTTCTGGACCTGGGATCCCATGATCACCACTCCCCCTGGCTT gtACTACCTTTCACTGGCCTATGTTGCTTCCCTGTTCCCAGCTATGTGGTTTGCTGAGACTTCCATGACATTGTCTTCAATTTGTTCCACTTCAATTATCCGATCAACTAATGCTGTTGTAGCGATCATCTGCTCTGTAATAATTTATGATTTACTCATCCATTTAAGACCTAATCTTGGTGAAAAAAGAGCCACAACCTATGCAATTGTGCTAGCTTTGTATCCACTTCACTGGTTTTTCACATTTTTGTATTACACCGATGTAGCTTCACTGACTGCAGTCCTTGCAATGTACCTGGCTAGTATAAAAAGGCACTATTGGCTCAGTGCTACG CTTGGTGCTATTGCAACGCTGTTTCGACAAACAAATATTATATGGATGCTCTTTGTTGCTTTGGATGGTGTTATTACTTGCATTGAAGACTCGTGTGAAAATGATTCTCTTTCGGGAAGCAAACATAAAATAATGCTCAAGGACAATGGTCTTCAGACCCATTATATGAGTAGTCTAACATCTTCGGGGTTGAGAAAACGAAGAATGCATTCCTATAATGGTCAAGAGTCTACATCCGAGGGAATCAGTTCTCCACACAACTCTCCAG GTTTTCTTGATGAGATCCTAGATGTCACTTTCAAGTTATGGAGCTTGAAATGGGAACTCTCAATTGCATTTTTCCCCTTTGCCCTGGTGCTGTTAGCATTTGTGGCTTTTGTCATCTGGAATGGGAGTATAGTTCTTG GTGCCAAAGATGCTCATGCAGTATCCCTACACTTTGCCCAGATGTTGTACTTTGGTCTATGTTCTGTGGCTGCCCTTGTTCCTGTGCATTTGGAACAAGCTGCAAGTCTATTTCAATCTTTTAGAATGCACAAGATTATTCGCTCTTCTCAATTGATGGTGGCTCTTCTCTTTGGATTTTTCGCTGTACACTTTTTCAG CATAGCGCATCCATACCTCCTTGCTGACAACCGTCACTACACCTTCTACATATGGCGGAGGGTTATTCAGGTTCACTGGACAACTAAGTACCTCCTAATCCCTCTTTATATCTACTCCTGGTTTTCGATCGTCAGCATACTAC GGAAGAATCAGAGAACAATCTGGGTTTTCTCTTATGTTGTTGCTACTGCACTTGTTCTAGTACCTGCCCCGCTCATCGAGTTCAGATATTATACCATACCATTCTACTTATTGGTACTTCACTCCCCTATTCCAAAAATTTGCAATTTACGACTTATCTGGTCGCTCTACGTTGTTGTAAATATCTTCACTATGTACTTGTTTTTATTCCAGCCCTTCCACTGGGCTCATGAGCCTGGTGTTCAGAGATTCATATGGTAG
- the LOC121970755 gene encoding protein SYS1 homolog isoform X1 gives MFYGTSVWDPWRIVAQIVCLQCLYYLTLGFFMVLLVGTRVSRMSLMYLFDFSTLVASSVTGWCAIVSFVLSSLAGAVYLLYLIERVKKCLDFSATLYIIHLFICIVYGGWPSSITWWVVNILGLALMFFLGGWLCMRRESREIPITRLRSSLLGADV, from the exons ATGTTCTATGGGACGAGCGTGTGGGATCCGTGGCGCATTGTGGCGCAGATCGTCTGCCTTCAGTGCCTCTACTATCTCACGCTTGGCTTCTTCATGGTCCTCCTTGTTGGTACGCGGGTGTCGCGGATGAGCCTCATGTACTTATTTGATTTCTCCACGCTCGTCGCGTCCAGCGTCACCGGCTGGTGCGCCATCGTTTCCTTCGTTCTCAGTTCTCTCGCTGG GGCAGTTTATTTGCTTTATTTGATAGAAAGAGTGAAGAAGTGCTTGGATTTCTCAGCTACCCTCTATATCATCCATCTCTTTATTTGCATCGTTTATGGAGGTTGGCCGTCTTCGATTACTTGGTGGGTTGTCAATATCCTTGGTTTGGCATTGATGTTTTTTCTTGGTGGATGGTTGTGCATGCGACGCGAGTCACGAGAAATTCCCATCACACGACTACGTTCAA GTTTGTTGGGGGCAGATGTTTGA
- the LOC121970762 gene encoding dol-P-Glc:Glc(2)Man(9)GlcNAc(2)-PP-Dol alpha-1,2-glucosyltransferase-like isoform X2: MGRLTVVTVVSLWVVPILIMVNWFVRDPYMDEIFHIPQAQHYCRGDFWTWDPMITTPPGLYYLSLAYVASLFPAMWFAETSMTLSSICSTSIIRSTNAVVAIICSLGAIATLFRQTNIIWMLFVALDGVITCIEDSCENDSLSGSKHKIMLKDNGLQTHYMSSLTSSGLRKRRMHSYNGQESTSEGISSPHNSPGFLDEILDVTFKLWSLKWELSIAFFPFALVLLAFVAFVIWNGSIVLGAKDAHAVSLHFAQMLYFGLCSVAALVPVHLEQAASLFQSFRMHKIIRSSQLMVALLFGFFAVHFFSIAHPYLLADNRHYTFYIWRRVIQVHWTTKYLLIPLYIYSWFSIVSILRKNQRTIWVFSYVVATALVLVPAPLIEFRYYTIPFYLLVLHSPIPKICNLRLIWSLYVVVNIFTMYLFLFQPFHWAHEPGVQRFIW, translated from the exons ATGGGAAGATTAACCGTCGTTACTGTGGTTAGCCTTTGGGTTGTTCCAATATTGATCATGGTGAATTGGTTTGTCCGTGATCCGTACATG GATGAGATATTCCACATCCCTCAGGCACAACATTATTGCAGAGGGGACTTCTGGACCTGGGATCCCATGATCACCACTCCCCCTGGCTT gtACTACCTTTCACTGGCCTATGTTGCTTCCCTGTTCCCAGCTATGTGGTTTGCTGAGACTTCCATGACATTGTCTTCAATTTGTTCCACTTCAATTATCCGATCAACTAATGCTGTTGTAGCGATCATCTGCTCT CTTGGTGCTATTGCAACGCTGTTTCGACAAACAAATATTATATGGATGCTCTTTGTTGCTTTGGATGGTGTTATTACTTGCATTGAAGACTCGTGTGAAAATGATTCTCTTTCGGGAAGCAAACATAAAATAATGCTCAAGGACAATGGTCTTCAGACCCATTATATGAGTAGTCTAACATCTTCGGGGTTGAGAAAACGAAGAATGCATTCCTATAATGGTCAAGAGTCTACATCCGAGGGAATCAGTTCTCCACACAACTCTCCAG GTTTTCTTGATGAGATCCTAGATGTCACTTTCAAGTTATGGAGCTTGAAATGGGAACTCTCAATTGCATTTTTCCCCTTTGCCCTGGTGCTGTTAGCATTTGTGGCTTTTGTCATCTGGAATGGGAGTATAGTTCTTG GTGCCAAAGATGCTCATGCAGTATCCCTACACTTTGCCCAGATGTTGTACTTTGGTCTATGTTCTGTGGCTGCCCTTGTTCCTGTGCATTTGGAACAAGCTGCAAGTCTATTTCAATCTTTTAGAATGCACAAGATTATTCGCTCTTCTCAATTGATGGTGGCTCTTCTCTTTGGATTTTTCGCTGTACACTTTTTCAG CATAGCGCATCCATACCTCCTTGCTGACAACCGTCACTACACCTTCTACATATGGCGGAGGGTTATTCAGGTTCACTGGACAACTAAGTACCTCCTAATCCCTCTTTATATCTACTCCTGGTTTTCGATCGTCAGCATACTAC GGAAGAATCAGAGAACAATCTGGGTTTTCTCTTATGTTGTTGCTACTGCACTTGTTCTAGTACCTGCCCCGCTCATCGAGTTCAGATATTATACCATACCATTCTACTTATTGGTACTTCACTCCCCTATTCCAAAAATTTGCAATTTACGACTTATCTGGTCGCTCTACGTTGTTGTAAATATCTTCACTATGTACTTGTTTTTATTCCAGCCCTTCCACTGGGCTCATGAGCCTGGTGTTCAGAGATTCATATGGTAG